One region of Oncorhynchus masou masou isolate Uvic2021 unplaced genomic scaffold, UVic_Omas_1.1 unplaced_scaffold_496, whole genome shotgun sequence genomic DNA includes:
- the LOC135535670 gene encoding uncharacterized protein C11orf98 homolog: MGKTGTPGGKINRPKTELGKKLYKRRRNLTREKRRKHIKVGAVVDEGLTTIHHLRKRNSSPRANITLSGKKKRKLLKQLQHMQAEKAAMEVEAATNKMKAVAASKKTAAPKAAAAPAAARHQKGGVSQGDVDMADME; this comes from the exons ATGGGGAAGACTGGAACACCGGGTGGAAAGATCAACAGACCCAAAACA GAGCTGGGCAAGAAGCTCTATAAGCGGCGGAGGAATCTGACCCGTGAGAAGAGGAGGAAACACATCAAGGTGGGAGCTGTGGTGGACGAAGGActcaccaccatccaccatctcaGGAAGAGAAA ctccagccccagagcCAACATCACTCTGTCTGGGAAGAAGAAACGCAAGCTGCTCAAACAGCTGCAACACATGCAAGCAGAGAAGGCCGCTATGGAAG ttGAGGCAGCAACAAACAAGATGAAGGCGGTGGCAGCATCAAAGAAGACAGCAGCACCAaaggcagcagcagcaccagcggCAGCCAGACACCAGAAAGGGGGTGTGTCCCAGGGGGATGTGGACATGGCAGATATGGAATGA